Genomic segment of Plasmodium vinckei vinckei genome assembly, chromosome: PVVCY_10:
ttgttccatttttattttttgaactTTTTACATcctttacattttttaaaacaactGGATTTGTTTCGTCctctttatatttaaatgcaTCTAAATCTATAACCTtagaaatatttctttcattATTGGATAGTTcactatttaaaaattctctaatatttttcactttatttttaacagAATATGTACCAACATTAAATGTTGTATGATCATTCTTATCATTTTCTGGTTCATAGtttgaataattatattcctCTTTTTTACTACCATTTTTCCCTCCTTTTTttgtacttttttttttttttttgtcatttATTGCATTATCTGACAAAAAGAAAGGTAATGggattatatatttacgatcactatttataaaatcttctcctttttttgtaatCCCAATACTTATATAACCCATATCATTAGAATAATTTAGTAGTTCCTctacatatttatcattcCTACAAACTTTCATAAAGGCAGACCACCAAGCAGCTGATTTATGTTTTCCTTCACCATATTCTTTTATAGTATGATatccttttttaataatatttgattcagcacttttaattaatattttacatattgtTGATATTCCTGTTTTACCTTTTAAAGATTTTAcacaatttaataatatttttaattccttTGTTAAATCACAAGTGTTGTCTAAAATGTTTGGTAATGACAATAATGGACTCATTCTACCTTCCTCTTCATGattatcatcatttatacatataacaTTGTCAGATGTAAACATTCTGTTtgtttcatatatttcGTTTGTCAGactaaaaaatgaattttctGTTTTGTCTGTAATTGTCACTAAATtgttttcgttttttttccctaaaattttatttttatttttttttataatattcatatagTGAACACAATTATCACATTTAGAACATAAAAagatatcatatttttgaatataaaaacaaacaccttcattatttgtattattaaatatatctatGTCTAAAGATTTAATTGGTTGTTCatcaaaataatcataaattttttttcttctacATATTATTGAGTAGGCATAATCTGATGATTGTGTAAacatagtaataatatgttGAACTCTTTTAAAATTCTTTTCCATCATATGATTTGCTACATTTTCTCTTaaaattacatttttagaTTTTGATTCttcatttatatgaaaaaataatatggcTTCAGCATCTCCTCCATCTCTACCTGCTCTTCCAACTTGTTGTACATAAGCTTCTAAAGATCGTGAAAAACCATAATGTATAATCCTTCGTATATCTGGTTTATCAATACCCATCCCAAAAGCTACAGTAGCAATAACTATTTGTATTTCatcttttaaaaacatttcATGAGCTTctcttttttcttcattggATAAATCTGCATGATACATTTTTACTAATAATCCAcgttcatttaaaaaattataaatattttcacaatctttttttgtattaacatatattaatgttGAATTATATGGacatatttttgaattGTCTATAAATTTTCTAGTACGTTCATTAGATTTATATGGAGGTATatctaaaatattttttaagtcaTCATATATATCTGTTTTTTCAAGaactttataaaatatattttttttatttacactacttctttttattaagcatttatttaaattaaaatttaaatttttcaaaatatcaCTTTGTACAGCTTTAGTACATGTAGCTGTTAAACACATAAATGGAATTTCACTTAAAATTGGTCTTagttcatttaattttctaTAAGATGGTCTAAAATCATGACCCCATTCAGACATACAATGTACTTCATCAATTgctattaataatattttactttttaataccaaaaataaacttttattatttaatgcaTATTCAGGACTACAATAAACTATTCTATATAATCcttgttttatttcatctactattttttgattattttttttttgaccGCTTCCTAAAAATACAgctgatattttttttctatttaaaTTGTCTACCTGATCTTTCATTAATGATATTAATGGAGATATAACTATCGttagtttatttttatattcatccATTATAGATGGAATTTGATAACATAATGATTTTCCCATTCCGGTTGCCATAACTAGAAAACtatcttttttatgaaatacAGCATGTACTGCTTCAAtttgaaaatgttttaaattcTTATatccaaaatattttttttgagcttcttccatttttattcgCATTTCTTCAATTGAATAATTTACTGTTGCCATTCTATTTGGCATATTATCTTCTGACCCATTCCCATTTTTCCGGATGCTCATATATTTCAGCATCCtctccaaaaaaaaaaaaaaaaaaaaaattatgaacacAGCTAGCCAAaaatctatatatttttgaaggGAAAACAAAAGTTGTGTGTGTGTATCTTTGCCCTTATCATATTGATAATTTAtagatttataaaattttagtTTATTTTAAACTTATTCATTAATCCTTATATTGTTGGGAATACGAAATATAGTCAATAGATATGATAaagtttataatttaaaatggCATAaatctgttttttttaattcgtGGCTTGGTGagtaaaacaaaaaaaaaatctttAACATGCCTGGAGTACCTATTTTAGGTCAAACTTTCaaacaattataatttaaaaaataaataacaagcatttatacataagcaaaggaaatgaaaaattaataatataaaattagagAAATAAATGTTGATAAGCATACTTGGGAATTGCATTATTTATGTACACATACATTACGGAAATAATGagaatattttcaaaaaaaaaaaaaaataaaataattcgCTAATAATACGATAGCAATGCGATGATAATACAATGAGAATACGATGACAGTAcgaataaattattttactgtttggcatatatttttcttgctctttccattttgtttttttattaactttgtaacattaa
This window contains:
- a CDS encoding ADP-dependent DNA helicase RecQ, putative, whose translation is MLKYMSIRKNGNGSEDNMPNRMATVNYSIEEMRIKMEEAQKKYFGYKNLKHFQIEAVHAVFHKKDSFLVMATGMGKSLCYQIPSIMDEYKNKLTIVISPLISLMKDQVDNLNRKKISAVFLGSGQKKNNQKIVDEIKQGLYRIVYCSPEYALNNKSLFLVLKSKILLIAIDEVHCMSEWGHDFRPSYRKLNELRPILSEIPFMCLTATCTKAVQSDILKNLNFNLNKCLIKRSSVNKKNIFYKVLEKTDIYDDLKNILDIPPYKSNERTRKFIDNSKICPYNSTLIYVNTKKDCENIYNFLNERGLLVKMYHADLSNEEKREAHEMFLKDEIQIVIATVAFGMGIDKPDIRRIIHYGFSRSLEAYVQQVGRAGRDGGDAEAILFFHINEESKSKNVILRENVANHMMEKNFKRVQHIITMFTQSSDYAYSIICRRKKIYDYFDEQPIKSLDIDIFNNTNNEGVCFYIQKYDIFLCSKCDNCVHYMNIIKKNKNKILGKKNENNLVTITDKTENSFFSLTNEIYETNRMFTSDNVICINDDNHEEEGRMSPLLSLPNILDNTCDLTKELKILLNCVKSLKGKTGISTICKILIKSAESNIIKKGYHTIKEYGEGKHKSAAWWSAFMKVCRNDKYVEELLNYSNDMGYISIGITKKGEDFINSDRKYIIPLPFFLSDNAINDKKKKKSTKKGGKNGSKKEEYNYSNYEPENDKNDHTTFNVGTYSVKNKVKNIREFLNSELSNNERNISKVIDLDAFKYKEDETNPVVLKNVKDVKSSKNKNGTINKYEYFNINKHDFVRESEYKEIKLTDEQIKESLMNILLRTRMLEARNQNIPPFQLISDQPLKDICNKRITQVHLIRKHVYNISPLCSNIFLEKLASGIRGFCLLHDLETNINLINDHGNASEFGSTRRPNLTSVANFIESFTYDNIKKNETYDHRSSEFNKFTTSTIRTTASINEPTNSRTRMNTLNYNALDQFKYREEEPKPVSMYRANDTDCDKTLEKNGKSDMYTHVSNNKFEGNKQTYHRDINKLTNTDRGYDEFNFDKNMITNNGTNNLQHKHDDAFKQKLNEFVSDDFTFINQVHQFDNNDKHTKINNINKDKFNFSNFTYNESPPNNNQIRFDSGNKNIYCENSTDNRKNTNFNNLDPKKQNNISFIKNTEINKFDDKLVEVGYEKKKKFNLIESFAYDDKQNFEQDAFLHSTNMNDVLSFRELKKRKL